The following proteins are co-located in the Methylomonas sp. 11b genome:
- a CDS encoding glycosyltransferase family 2 protein, producing MTTLFKPCILIPVYNHEKPLPGIIERLAAHELPCLLVDDGSDASCAQVIRGLAEQYDWVQSIRLEVNQGKGAAVKVGILAAQAQAYSHALQVDADGQHDLNDLDKFLSAARLAPEAVVIGRALFDASIPKLRYYARYLTHIWVHINTLSFAIPDSMCGYRVYPLASAANLIQSIATEDRMGFDTEILVRLYWQGVSIVSIPTQVRYPLDGLSHFRAWEDNLLLSQTHARLFFGMLLRWPKLLLRHLQ from the coding sequence ATGACAACCTTATTTAAGCCCTGCATCCTGATTCCGGTTTATAACCATGAAAAGCCGCTCCCCGGCATTATTGAGCGTTTGGCGGCGCATGAACTGCCTTGTCTGTTGGTGGATGACGGTAGCGATGCGTCCTGCGCCCAGGTGATTCGCGGCTTAGCTGAGCAATATGACTGGGTGCAAAGTATCAGGCTAGAGGTAAACCAAGGTAAGGGCGCGGCGGTCAAGGTCGGCATTCTGGCGGCTCAAGCCCAAGCCTATTCGCACGCGCTGCAAGTCGATGCCGACGGCCAGCACGATTTAAACGATCTGGATAAATTTCTAAGCGCCGCCAGACTAGCGCCGGAAGCAGTGGTTATCGGCCGAGCCCTGTTCGACGCATCGATTCCTAAACTGCGCTACTACGCTCGCTACCTGACCCATATTTGGGTACATATCAACACCTTATCTTTCGCCATCCCCGACTCGATGTGCGGCTACCGGGTTTACCCGCTGGCATCCGCCGCGAACTTAATCCAAAGCATTGCCACGGAAGATCGCATGGGCTTTGATACGGAAATTTTGGTGCGGCTTTATTGGCAAGGGGTGTCTATCGTCTCCATTCCCACCCAGGTTCGCTATCCGCTGGATGGCTTATCGCATTTTCGGGCTTGGGAGGATAATCTGCTGCTCAGTCAAACCCATGCCCGTTTATTTTTCGGTATGTTGTTACGCTGGCCAAAACTGCTGCTGAGGCATTTGCAATGA
- a CDS encoding beta-ketoacyl synthase chain length factor: MTESIAESGIESRLAFTVKHWCFWQSVHHPQTKVWPKGEILPHNQGKADMGFLPAMQRRRLSPLARAACAVAWRCRGENGDMPSVFFSNHGESQYYFEMLEELAEGEHVSPSRFSQCVHNAIAGLASFHGSSFLPYVALAGGTEGLFSAFLEVGGMLLDAPQVLLVCYEQPLPDAYLPFLTGSQTTWALAMTLARSGDVGPQLQLTREQANGPASPENGLPKLVQSIISGQQSGYCRQDRAIWHWRLDGVS, encoded by the coding sequence TTGACCGAAAGCATTGCCGAATCGGGTATCGAAAGCCGTTTGGCGTTCACAGTAAAGCATTGGTGTTTCTGGCAATCCGTGCATCATCCCCAGACCAAGGTCTGGCCCAAAGGTGAAATATTGCCGCATAACCAAGGCAAGGCCGATATGGGGTTTTTACCGGCAATGCAAAGGCGCAGATTATCGCCTTTAGCCAGAGCCGCCTGCGCTGTGGCCTGGCGCTGTCGCGGCGAAAATGGCGACATGCCCTCGGTGTTTTTTTCAAACCATGGCGAAAGTCAGTATTATTTCGAGATGCTGGAAGAGTTGGCAGAGGGCGAACATGTCTCGCCTAGCCGCTTTAGTCAATGTGTACATAATGCCATCGCCGGCTTGGCGAGTTTTCATGGCTCCAGTTTTCTGCCTTATGTCGCCTTGGCCGGCGGTACGGAAGGGCTGTTTTCGGCTTTTCTGGAAGTCGGCGGCATGCTGCTGGATGCTCCCCAGGTTTTGCTTGTCTGCTACGAACAGCCTCTCCCCGACGCTTATTTACCCTTTCTCACCGGCAGTCAAACGACCTGGGCTTTGGCGATGACGCTGGCGAGGTCTGGCGACGTGGGGCCGCAATTGCAGTTGACGCGCGAGCAGGCAAATGGCCCGGCATCGCCGGAAAATGGCTTGCCGAAGTTAGTTCAATCAATCATATCTGGCCAGCAAAGCGGCTATTGTCGGCAGGATAGGGCTATCTGGCATTGGCGTTTGGATGGTGTTTCGTGA
- a CDS encoding ApeI family dehydratase has product MENQGSEPDVLFPETLSEHIQLDGMVLALRIPKDLTYFNGHFDEISVVPGVVQIQWAVHYARQYYGLARDFSHMESVKFKELLLPGQELELALHYLQQAGKLTFCYRSATCEYSSGRIYFHDNLI; this is encoded by the coding sequence ATGGAAAATCAGGGAAGCGAACCAGATGTTTTGTTTCCGGAAACGCTAAGCGAACACATTCAGCTCGATGGTATGGTGCTGGCGTTGCGCATCCCCAAAGATTTAACTTATTTCAACGGTCATTTCGACGAAATTTCGGTGGTGCCCGGAGTCGTGCAGATTCAATGGGCGGTGCATTATGCCCGGCAATACTACGGTTTAGCTCGCGACTTCAGTCATATGGAATCGGTAAAATTCAAAGAGCTGTTGTTACCTGGACAAGAGCTGGAATTAGCATTGCACTATCTGCAACAAGCCGGCAAACTCACTTTTTGTTACCGTTCGGCAACCTGCGAATATAGCTCGGGTAGAATCTACTTTCATGACAACCTTATTTAA
- a CDS encoding membrane protein, with translation MFKDFLSNLVPTKIQANPDTSVCPKSPAEPRQIILNVIIGAATVSYPFLIWYSADYFQPRAMALGLAGLFLLRYWLQKHRNSAGLAESRLILACALFLLLGALVNDAYWLLAYPVFVSLLFFTVFSFSLIHPPTVVERLARLEFPDLPAHGVLYTRRVTLVWSCFFLGNAAISLLTICYGDRWLWSLYNGCISYVLMGLLMAAEMAVRRKVKASF, from the coding sequence ATGTTTAAAGACTTTCTCAGCAACCTGGTCCCGACGAAGATTCAGGCAAATCCCGATACCAGCGTTTGCCCAAAATCCCCAGCAGAGCCTCGGCAAATTATCCTTAATGTGATTATCGGGGCAGCGACTGTCAGCTATCCCTTTCTGATTTGGTATTCCGCCGATTATTTTCAGCCGCGGGCTATGGCCCTGGGGTTAGCCGGCCTATTTCTGCTGCGTTACTGGCTGCAAAAACATCGCAATTCGGCCGGCCTAGCCGAGTCTCGGCTGATATTGGCGTGCGCGCTGTTTCTGTTGCTTGGTGCACTGGTTAACGATGCTTACTGGCTGCTAGCTTATCCGGTGTTCGTCAGTCTACTGTTTTTTACGGTATTTTCCTTTAGTTTGATTCATCCGCCGACGGTGGTGGAACGGCTGGCCAGGCTGGAATTTCCGGATCTGCCGGCTCATGGCGTGCTGTATACCCGCAGAGTAACGCTGGTTTGGAGCTGTTTTTTTCTCGGCAATGCGGCAATTTCTTTGCTGACGATTTGCTATGGCGACCGCTGGTTGTGGAGTCTTTACAATGGTTGCATCTCTTATGTACTGATGGGTTTATTGATGGCAGCGGAAATGGCGGTGCGCCGCAAAGTGAAGGCCAGCTTTTGA
- a CDS encoding acyl carrier protein, which produces MKTQEDVFATLRELMSEMFELTPDDITLEANLRQDLDIDSIDAVDLMVRLREITGKRINPEDFKNARTIQDVVDTVYRISAE; this is translated from the coding sequence ATGAAGACCCAAGAAGACGTATTCGCCACCTTAAGAGAATTGATGTCGGAAATGTTCGAGTTAACGCCCGATGACATTACCTTGGAGGCTAATTTGCGGCAGGATTTGGACATCGACAGCATCGATGCGGTGGATTTGATGGTCAGACTGCGCGAGATCACCGGTAAACGCATCAATCCAGAAGACTTCAAAAATGCCCGCACCATTCAGGACGTGGTCGATACCGTTTATCGGATCAGCGCTGAATAG